One Malus domestica chromosome 11, GDT2T_hap1 genomic region harbors:
- the LOC103421895 gene encoding DDT domain-containing protein PTM-like, producing MEFVGRSVKKELKGHGFFTGTVKSYAATSGLFEVVYEDGNTEELSFDEVSLLLGCGAEVDLVEAAAKPGRKPKKRRRIERKREIRGNAALGNASGFDGDLNENCNLSDGSEGKLELEQRFGGNLRENVAVSGNLNENVDSSNVVDKTLEQGTGLITNGDVNRVGNLKNGIDLNAGFNLNLNDGCDLNVDSNVGMEGVVEKRDCIDLNLDANDDFVENRNGDSSLGGSTLVTHGTQKRGCDFDLNLEVNEEFKDTECDCEEKFKVNPKFEMIEGSLEKERSGDGEEKITEDGNSNGMCKEVYIDINEDVPMRNVDDPIDCAAGERLDDKNCCSSGDLKADNSVGIFDTGCIKDSGLVEVLVKDSLSEARTPMIHGNLGDSGSPCIKKSSRRKRRKLLDNLKSTTTETVLRRSARRGSALNHVSVSDPLSSSAVSAITEEKPVISGCEETEKPSVLPQSLELPPSSQHLNLDGIPVLDLFSIYACLRSFSTLLFLSPFKLEDFVAALTCKTPSSLFDHVHVSILQTLRKHLEWLANEGDESASNCLRSLNWDFLDLITWPIFMVEYFLIHGSGLKPGFDLGCFKLYKIDYYTQPASVKVEILRCLCDDLIEVEAVRSEINRRSLAAEPDMVNDRNLNYEVGKKRKAPVEVAGTSNLNDEVDDDTNDWNSDECCLCKMDGNLICCDGCPAAYHSKCVGVSNDLLPEGDWYCPECLIDRHRHWMNLQKSLRGAEILGIDPCGRLYFKSCGYLLVSDSFDRESTFNYYDRNDLNKVIEVLRSSGFFYGGILVAICKHWDIPVSFEGADGNIGYSMPLDPLAFSETCAAKNETDEDKKLQENSVTVTTMPNITSEVPAETMQVERSVMPCDLDRPDFVKKPQPEDSSSPSTSLHVRRGINKHNMDLGNALSSITARKGGTSEVYCRFGYMNYYSFGQIASSVAEELTRKSSEKIKEDKIITEEEIISAQMKTILKKSSKFFWPNIENLNTGAQKEKCGWCFSCKAPADDKDCLFIMSMGSIQDASYSDRVGLQLKKSGKGHLNDVSCQILSIHDRLQGLLLGPWLNPLHVELWRKTLIQASSIASIKYLLLMLEANLRHRALSADWLKHVDSVNTVGSASHVVTSLRSRRRIKCSDSESNPSLNAASGLGMFWWRGGRLSRQVFSWKVLPRSLTSKGARQAGCTKILGILYPENSEYAKRSKSIAWRAAVEASTSAEQLALQVRELDSNIKWDDIENSHPLPTLDKESRKSIKLFKKVIVRRKCSEGGVVKYLLDFGKRRAIPDIVKRWGSLVEELSSEKKKYWLDESYLPLHLLKNFEERRIARKSTDVKSGKVLEVARVTKRPREEKGFMYLFSKAERSEYYKCAHCNKDVLKREAVSCQYCKGFYHKRHARKSAGAVVARCKYTCHRCQNGLHPKIDTKRRKVETKGAIVKPQKCKPKGGKVQSQKCTNSQTGRRSMRLKNKKKALAGGRQVRLKNSKTVPAIVPLRRSPRKTKSLPVQNKKLSKCKKGKKGKSNKGTYKEPNTVTWQKKRTQVYHSYWLNGLLLSRKPSDERVTHFWDKKLLVHSECASTILDQPKCHLCCEARYTSSLNYISCEICGVWFHGEAFGLNSENIGKLIGFKCHMCREGNPPVCPHLEDVKTDVPQLAEVQIDGTVDCSEEVPNSVPPLSEITCN from the exons ATGGAGTTCGTGGGAAGAAGTGTGAAGAAGGAGCTCAAAGGCCACGGTTTTTTCACCGGAACTGTGAAATCGTACGCCGCCACATCTGGGTTGTTCGAGGTCGTCTATGAAGATGGAAATACTGAGGAGTTGAGCTTCGATGAGGTCTCTCTGCTCCTTGGTTGCGGTGCTGAGGTTGACCTCGTGGAGGCCGCCGCCAAACCGGGCCGGAAGCCCAAAAAACGGCGGCGTATTGAAAGGAAGCGAGAAATTCGAGGTAATGCTGCTCTTGGAAATGCTTCTGGGTTTGATGGGGATTTGAATGAAAATTGTAATTTGAGTGATGGGTCTGAGGGAAAATTGGAACTTGAACAGAGGTTTGGAGGGAATTTGAGGGAAAATGTGGCGGTTAGtgggaatttgaatgaaaatgtTGATTCTAGTAATGTAGTGGATAAGACCCTAGAACAGGGAACTGGGTTGATTACTAATGGGGATGTGAATCGAGTAGGTAATTTGAAAAATGGGATTGATTTGAATGCTGGgtttaatttgaatttgaatgatgGATGTGACTTGAATGTTGATTCAAATGTTGGCATGGAGGGGGTTGTGGAGAAAAGAGattgtattgatttgaatttggatGCAAATGACGACTTTGTTGAGAATCGGAATGGGGATAGTAGTTTGGGAGGTTCAACTTTGGTTACCCATGGAACCCAGAAGAGGGGCTGCGATTTTGATCTCAATTTAGAAGTTAATGAGGAGTTTAAGGATACAGAATGTGACTGTGAAGAAAAATTCAAGGTTAATCCCAAGTTTGAGATGATTGAAGGAAGTCTAGAAAAAGAGAGGAGTGGAGATGGTGAAGAAAAGATTACCGAAGATGGTAATTCTAATGGGATGTGTAAGGAAGTGTATATTGATATTAATGAAGATGTTCCCATGAGGAACGTTGATGACCCTATTGACTGTGCAGCTGGTGAACGACTTGATGATAAAAATTGTTGTTCCAGTGGAGATTTGAAAGCTGATAATTCGGTTGGGATTTTTGACACTGGCTGCATTAAAGATAGTGGATTGGTGGAAGTTCTGGTAAAAGATAGTCTCTCTGAGGCTCGCACTCCAATGATTCATGGAAACCTAGGCGATTCAGGAAGTCCATGCATTAAAAAAAGTAGCCGTAGAAAGAGGAGAAAACTACTGGATAATTTGAAATCTACGACTACAGAGACAGTTTTGAGGAGAAGTGCTCGTAGAGGTTCTGCTCTAAATCATGTTTCTGTCAGTGATCCATTGTCCTCTTCTGCAGTGAGTGCAATAACAGAGGAAAAACCAGTGATTTCTGGTTGTGAAGAGACTGAAAAGCCCAGTGTTCTTCCTCAGTCTCTCGAATTACCTCCTTCATCACAACATTTAAATCTAGATGGAATTCCCGTACTTGACCTTTTTTCTATTTATGCTTGTTTAAGATCATTTAGCACTCTATTATTTCTGAGTCCCTTCAAGTTGGAGGATTTTGTGGCCGCACTAACGTGCAAGACTCCTAGCTCGTTATTCGATCATGTTCATGTTTCTATTTTACAAACACTGAGAAAACACTTGGAGTGGCTCGCAAATGAAGGTGACGAATCTGCTTCTAATTGTCTGAG GAGTCTCAATTGGGATTTTCTTGACTTGATTACGTGGCCAATTTTTATGGTGGAGTATTTCTTGATCCATGGTTCGGGACTAAAACCGGGTTTTGATCTCGGTTGCTTCAAGCTATACAAAATTGACTACTACACACAACCTGCTTCTGTAAAAGTTGAAATACTGCGGTGTCTTTGTGATGATTTGATAGAAGTGGAAGCCGTAAGGTCAGAGATTAATAGAAGGTCTTTGGCAGCTGAGCCGGACATGGTGAATGACCGGAATTTGAACTATGAGGTTGGCAAGAAAAGGAAGGCTCCAGTGGAGGTCGCTGGTACCTCGAATTTGAATGATGAGGTTGATGATGACACCAACGACTGGAATAGTGATGAATGCTGCCTCTGTAAGATGGATGGAAATTTAATATGCTGTGATGGTTGTCCTGCTGCATATCATTCAAAATGTGTTGGAGTTTCTAATGATCTTTTGCCGGAGGGTGACTGGTACTGCCCTGAGTGTTTGATTGACCGGCATAGACATTGGATGAATTTGCAGAAGTCACTCCGAGGTGCAGAGATATTAGGGATTGATCCTTGTGGCCGGCTATATTTTAAAAGTTGTGGGTACCTGTTGGT ATCAGATTCTTTTGATCGTGAGTCCACATTCAACTATTATGACAGAAATGATCTGAATAAAGTTATTGAAGTGCTAAGGTCTTCAGGTTTTTTCTATGGTGGGATATTAGTGGCAATCTGCAAGCACTGGGACATTCCTGTTAGTTTTGAAGGAGCAGATGGCAACATTGGTTACTCGATGCCCCTGGACCCTTTGGCATTTTCAGAAACATGTGCTGCTAAGAATGAGACTGATGAAGATAAAAAACTGCAAGAAAATTCAGTGACTGTGACAACAATGCCAAATATAACTTCTGAAGTGCCAGCTGAAACCATGCAAGTGGAAAGGTCAGTCATGCCGTGCGATTTAGATAGACCTGACTTTGTGAAAAAACCTCAGCCTGAAGACTCTTCTTCACCATCTACTAGCTTACATGTTAGAAGGGGAATCAATAAACATAATATGGATCTTGGCAATGCTTTGTCTTCAATAACCGCTAGAAAAGGGGGCACTTCAGAAGTGTATTGTAGATTTGGTTATATGAACTATTACAGTTTTGGCCAAATTGCTTCATCTGTTGCCGAGGAGTTGACGCGTAAGTCATCAgaaaaaattaaagaagataAAATAATAACAGAAGAGGAAATAATATCAGCACAGATGAAGACCATTTTAAAAAAATCGTCCAAATTTTTCTGGCCAAATATTGAGAACCTAAATACAGGTGCACAGAAGGAGAAATGTGGTTGGTGCTTTTCTTGCAAAGCTCCTGCTGATGACAAGGATTGCTTGTTTATCATGAGTATGGGGTCTATTCAGGATGCTTCTTATAGTGATAGAGTTGGCCTTCAATTGAAAAAGAGTGGGAAAGGTCATCTTAATGATGTCAGCTGTCAAATCCTATCTATTCATGATCGTCTGCAGGGACTTCTGTTGGGCCCATGGTTGAATCCACTTCACGTAGAACTGTGGCGTAAAACCCTTATTCAGGCATCTAGCATTGCCTCCATTAAATATTTACTTCTTATG TTGGAGGCAAATCTGCGTCATCGTGCACTTTCAGCAGACTGGTTGAAACATGTAGATTCTGTTAATACCGTGGGCTCAGCTTCTCATGTTGTGACTTCATTACGTAGCAGAAGAAGGATCAAGTGTTCAGATAGTGAGTCCAACCCCTCTTTAAATGCTGCCAGTGGATTGGGAATGTTTTGGTGGAGGGGTGGTAGGCTTTCTCGTCAGGTTTTCAGTTGGAAGGTTTTGCCTCGTTCCTTGACTTCCAAGGGTGCCAGACAAG CTGGGTGTACAAAGATACTGGGTATTTTATATCCTGAGAATTCAGAATATGCTAAGAGAAGCAAATCTATTGCCTGGCGAGCTGCTGTTGAGGCCTCAACTAGTGCAGAACAGCTTGCTTTACAG GTTAGAGAGCTTGATTCAAACATTAAATGGGATGATATTGAGAATTCACACCCTCTGCCCACGTTGGACAAAGAGTCGAGAAAATCAATCAAGTTGTTCAAGAAAGTTATTGTCCGCAGGAAGTGCTCTGAAGGGGGGGTGGTTAAGTATCTTCTTGATTTTGGTAAGAGAAGAGCTATCCCTGACATTGTGAAGAGATGGGGTTCTCTGGTTGAAGAACTGTCCAGTGAGAAGAAAAAGTATTGGCTGGATGAATCATATCTTCCCTTGCATCTTTTGAAAAATTTTGAAGAGAGAAGGATTGCCCGAAAGTCTACTGATGTGAAATCTGGGAAAGTTCTTGAGGTTGCCAGAGTAACAAAGAGGCCCCGGGAAGAAAAGggatttatgtatttgttttcgAAAGCTGAAAGATCTGAGTATTATAAATGTGCACACTGCAACAAAGATGTCCTGAAAAG GGAAGCTGTGAGCTGCCAGTATTGCAAAG GATTTTACCACAAAAGGCATGCCAGAAAGTCTGCTGGGGCAGTGGTTGCTCGGTGTAAATATACATGCCACCGATGCCAGAATGGATTGCATCCTAAGATTGACACAAAAAGAAGGAAAGTTGAAACAAAAGGAGCGATAGTAAAGCCACAGAAATGTAAACCGAAAGGAGGGAAAGTACAGTCACAAAAATGTACAAATTCTCAAACAGGTCGCAGATCAATGcgtttgaaaaacaaaaaaaaagctttGGCTGGAGGACGACAAGTAAGATTGAAAAATAGCAAAACAGTTCCAGCAATTGTACCTCTACGTCGTTCTCCTAGAAAAACTAAAAGCTTACCAgtgcaaaataaaaaacttagcaaatgcaagaaagggaaaaaaggcAAATCCAATAAGGGCACTTATAAGGAACCAAATACAGTTACTTGGCAGAAGAAGAGAACGCAAGTCTATCACAGTTACTGGCTTAATGGTCTGCTATTGTCTAGAAAGCCAAGTGATGAACGTGTTACGCATTTTTGGGATAAGAAACTCCTTGTGCATTCAGAATGTGCGTCGACCATTCTTGATCAACCCAAATGCCACCTTTGTTGTGAAGCAAGATATACGTCTTCTTTAAATTATATTTCTTGTGAAATCTGTGGAG TGTGGTTTCACGGTGAGGCTTTTGGACTGAATTCAGAGAACATTGGTAAGCTTATTGGATTTAAGTGCCACATGTGTCGTGAAGGGAACCCTCCTGTCTGCCCCCATTTGGAAGATGTGAAAACTGATGTCCCCCAATTGGCTGAAGTTCAAATTGATGGTACCGTTGATTGTTCTGAGGAAGTACCCAACTCTGTCCCACCTTTAAGTGAG ATCACATGCAATTGA